In a genomic window of Sphingomonas koreensis:
- a CDS encoding ogr/Delta-like zinc finger family protein: MTVPGGKLHGQPLIEAPLEFRVRSGGAPARDSAFITCPKCEAPCFIRRSERITEKVKHLHAHCTNTGCGHTFMAEVSFVYSFNPGLVSRPDLDLPLCPREKIPHVLPPRGGGEPESDQISMFSG, translated from the coding sequence ATGACCGTCCCGGGGGGGAAACTTCACGGACAGCCGCTGATCGAGGCGCCACTGGAATTTCGCGTTCGCTCCGGCGGCGCGCCTGCCCGGGACTCTGCCTTCATCACCTGCCCGAAGTGCGAAGCGCCCTGCTTTATTCGCCGGTCTGAGCGCATCACCGAAAAGGTGAAACACCTCCACGCGCACTGCACCAACACGGGCTGCGGGCATACGTTCATGGCCGAGGTGAGCTTCGTTTACAGCTTCAACCCGGGGCTGGTGAGCCGCCCCGATCTCGACCTTCCGCTCTGCCCGCGGGAGAAAATCCCGCACGTCCTGCCGCCCCGCGGCGGCGGTGAACCCGAGAGCGACCAGATCAGCATGTTCTCCGGCTAG
- a CDS encoding YdaS family helix-turn-helix protein has product MDTKPTRYEALKLVVEAYGSQEATAETFGVAQSTVSRWLTQSKQLPVEYVLQAEADTQISRHWLRPDIYPVEHSRPPVRFLGVDRAATRFHGNSSPDLDIGQRRGVARA; this is encoded by the coding sequence ATGGATACGAAACCGACCCGGTATGAAGCGCTGAAGCTGGTTGTTGAGGCCTATGGATCGCAGGAGGCTACTGCCGAAACGTTCGGCGTCGCGCAGTCCACCGTCAGCCGGTGGCTCACCCAATCCAAACAGTTGCCGGTCGAGTATGTGCTTCAAGCGGAAGCCGACACCCAGATTTCAAGGCATTGGCTCCGGCCTGACATTTACCCTGTTGAGCATTCGCGTCCCCCCGTTCGTTTCCTTGGGGTAGATCGAGCGGCCACGCGCTTCCACGGCAATAGCTCGCCCGATTTGGACATCGGCCAGCGTCGCGGAGTAGCACGGGCATGA
- a CDS encoding XRE family transcriptional regulator, whose protein sequence is MDEIRCTQDDLASAVGATQGAISMILNGVTRQSRLLPRIAENLGVNLGWLVGTTDDKIDMFDADGHEISEDDLAAIRAGTSAKQLQKPEQLGGGGLADAQNVSITADDMAEQLDLVPVDEISLEFGMGSTVLHDDLEIVRRYVPREWIAHFSKSHPSLLRFARGRGDSMYPTILDSDLVLIDMGETRLTRQDEIWAVGYGDLGGLKRLRSIGGGQIKVMSDNPTVSDEIFDMEEIRLIGRVCGNLRKM, encoded by the coding sequence ATGGATGAAATCCGTTGCACGCAAGATGATCTGGCGTCCGCCGTGGGTGCGACGCAGGGCGCGATCAGCATGATCCTGAATGGAGTGACCCGTCAGTCACGCTTGCTTCCTAGAATCGCCGAGAACCTAGGCGTAAATTTGGGTTGGCTTGTCGGAACGACCGACGACAAAATCGATATGTTCGATGCTGACGGCCACGAGATATCCGAAGACGATCTCGCTGCAATCCGGGCAGGAACAAGCGCAAAGCAGCTGCAGAAGCCCGAACAACTTGGCGGCGGAGGACTGGCGGATGCGCAGAATGTGAGCATCACCGCAGATGATATGGCGGAACAACTCGACCTAGTCCCGGTCGATGAAATCTCGCTCGAATTCGGCATGGGTTCGACTGTCCTGCACGACGATCTTGAAATCGTCCGCCGCTATGTGCCGCGGGAGTGGATCGCTCATTTCAGCAAGTCACACCCTTCGCTGTTGCGCTTCGCGCGCGGCCGCGGCGATTCGATGTATCCCACGATCCTCGACAGCGATCTCGTGCTGATCGACATGGGGGAGACGCGGTTGACCCGCCAGGACGAGATTTGGGCGGTGGGATATGGCGATCTTGGCGGCCTCAAGCGGCTGCGGTCGATCGGCGGCGGGCAGATCAAGGTGATGTCTGACAATCCGACGGTTTCCGACGAAATCTTCGATATGGAGGAAATTCGCCTGATCGGGCGGGTGTGCGGCAATCTTCGGAAGATGTAG
- a CDS encoding thermonuclease family protein: protein MPLTFLCIAALAIDGDTLRCRDVGRVRLARIDAPELHGCPRKRICAPGDAKGARDNLARLVEGRTVRCTEVDADPRRRGYQARDRYDRPVVRCTSGGRDLGEAQLRAGYAVRWP, encoded by the coding sequence GTGCCCCTGACCTTCCTATGCATAGCGGCGCTGGCGATCGACGGCGACACGCTCCGGTGCCGTGACGTTGGGCGGGTTCGGCTAGCGCGCATCGACGCTCCAGAGCTGCACGGCTGCCCGCGGAAAAGGATATGTGCGCCGGGTGACGCCAAAGGTGCGCGCGACAACCTGGCGCGATTGGTCGAAGGCCGCACGGTCCGCTGCACCGAAGTCGATGCCGATCCGCGCCGGCGCGGCTATCAGGCGCGGGACCGATATGACCGCCCCGTGGTGCGTTGCACCAGCGGGGGCCGCGACCTGGGCGAGGCGCAGTTGCGCGCCGGCTATGCCGTCCGCTGGCCTTAG
- a CDS encoding contractile injection system protein, VgrG/Pvc8 family, with amino-acid sequence MPANVAAIRLILDDGTDLTAKVNPRLLELTLSEKRGGEADELSLTLHNHDGALAAPEKGTYLALQLGWESGGDVQIGLVDKGRFRVDEVREGGPPDVVILRARSADFTGDYRKRRSRSWRDTTLGAILNTIAGRNGLSAQVHPTLGSKAVAVIEQHNKSDMAFVKDLGSRYDALATWKDKRLIFMPVGSATTASGATIPSTTITKREGWTWEFGYAEREEHDGAEAQYHDPAGGRRRTVKRGGDKRRRLKRVYASEAEARQAADAAVSKGRRGARTFDYELALAMPALQPNGRVTLQGWNSRIDALHWLVESVETTLNPDGIAQKLKLESA; translated from the coding sequence ATGCCGGCGAACGTGGCGGCCATCCGCCTGATCCTTGACGACGGCACCGACCTGACGGCGAAGGTGAACCCGCGCCTGCTCGAGCTGACCCTGAGCGAGAAACGGGGCGGCGAGGCGGACGAGCTATCCCTCACCCTCCATAACCATGACGGCGCGCTCGCGGCGCCCGAGAAGGGCACCTACCTTGCCCTGCAGCTCGGCTGGGAATCCGGCGGCGACGTGCAGATTGGTTTGGTCGATAAAGGCCGCTTCCGCGTGGACGAGGTGCGGGAGGGCGGTCCGCCCGATGTCGTCATCCTGCGCGCTCGCTCGGCCGACTTCACAGGCGATTATCGCAAGCGGCGCTCGCGGAGCTGGCGCGACACGACGCTCGGCGCGATTCTCAACACCATCGCCGGTCGCAATGGCCTGTCGGCTCAGGTCCACCCGACGCTGGGCAGCAAGGCTGTCGCTGTCATCGAGCAGCACAACAAGAGCGACATGGCCTTCGTGAAGGATCTCGGTAGCCGCTACGACGCGCTCGCGACGTGGAAGGACAAGCGACTGATCTTCATGCCGGTTGGCAGCGCGACCACGGCGAGCGGCGCGACGATCCCCTCGACCACCATCACGAAGCGCGAAGGTTGGACATGGGAGTTCGGATACGCGGAGCGCGAGGAGCACGACGGCGCGGAAGCGCAGTATCACGATCCGGCGGGCGGGCGCCGGCGCACTGTGAAGCGCGGCGGGGACAAGCGCCGACGGCTCAAGCGTGTCTATGCGAGCGAGGCCGAGGCGCGCCAGGCCGCCGACGCGGCCGTTTCCAAGGGGCGGCGGGGCGCTCGCACGTTCGATTACGAACTCGCGCTCGCAATGCCTGCGTTGCAGCCGAACGGGCGCGTCACGCTGCAGGGGTGGAATAGCCGCATCGACGCGCTGCACTGGCTGGTCGAAAGCGTGGAGACGACGCTCAACCCCGACGGGATCGCTCAGAAACTGAAGCTCGAAAGCGCCTAA
- a CDS encoding phage tail protein: MTISRGASPGGIRKASASARGRRHSSPVRGEDVITINALLVPEIAGSYGAIEALEEMANTGDSYPLLDGLGRVLGNYRIERMEETHRSIMAGGIPRQKVVSIELVRSD; the protein is encoded by the coding sequence ATGACGATCTCTCGCGGCGCGTCTCCTGGCGGCATCCGCAAAGCGAGCGCTTCGGCGCGCGGCCGGCGTCACAGTTCGCCGGTCCGGGGGGAAGACGTCATCACCATCAATGCGCTCCTCGTGCCGGAGATTGCTGGCAGCTACGGCGCGATCGAAGCGCTCGAGGAGATGGCCAACACCGGCGACAGCTACCCGTTGCTCGACGGCCTCGGGCGCGTGCTCGGCAACTATCGCATCGAGCGGATGGAGGAGACGCACCGTTCGATCATGGCGGGCGGCATCCCTCGACAGAAGGTGGTGTCGATCGAGCTGGTGCGGAGCGACTGA
- a CDS encoding phage tail tape measure protein: MSNKLSLLVNFVGVDRMSGALRNIVGLGRNGSQSLRALNGEARRLQREMRDVGRDMRTASGNVTQLIERERELERALAGVNRQIDRQKRLAAIDANKAAMHRRGEDLRASGRDNVVGGIALAAPFIAATKGAMEFSSGMVDIQQKAGMTNRETDRMAASILRLSRAAHQLPEDMRAGIDQLAGLGLDPRQAVRMIGPIGRLGTAFKVDLADGANAAYANVRNLKVPLSDASKGLDIIAASANQGAFEVDSMARHFPSLTAQMMALGQKGTGAVADLAAALQVVRGGTGTSDEAANNVENLLAKISAPATITAFKKNFGVDLPAALKRAYAEGRTPLEAIAELTKRATGGDLSRLGFAFEDMQAQGAVRQLILDMELYKRMRGEIAKADGTVDKAFAQREARDAALNWRKFTVAAQAASIQLGTKFLPVATEFLGTVTLLAGKVGDWAQANPELAGTLAKVAAYLIVAKIGVGALQFAFGGLLGPLASTIAFFRKVEGVSRFTRTIGFLKSAVTGAGPIIVRTFGLIRIAALFLARGVMQAGLMMMANPIVLAITAIVLAVGGAAYLIYTHWDKIKGAFNAGVAWVKGILSAMPAWLKNIGSAMMQGLLMALNPMLLAQRLLAIARSGITAFKNFFGIKSPSRLFMEMGGHMTGGLALGIEQGARGPQRSMARMMSGLSGDAPGMAPAQAPMMRRLRESPAMRPAGAGTASLAELLAALAALAGVNINVYGAQGQDAEALVREIMRKLEAAKGAKSRRTYEGDR; the protein is encoded by the coding sequence ATGAGCAACAAGCTCTCCTTGCTGGTCAATTTCGTCGGCGTCGATCGTATGTCCGGCGCCCTTCGCAACATCGTCGGCCTTGGGCGAAACGGTTCGCAGTCGCTGCGCGCACTCAATGGCGAGGCGCGTCGGCTGCAGCGCGAAATGCGCGACGTCGGCCGCGACATGCGCACGGCCAGCGGGAACGTCACTCAGCTGATCGAGCGCGAGCGCGAACTCGAACGTGCGCTCGCCGGCGTCAATCGCCAGATCGACCGCCAGAAGCGCCTCGCGGCGATAGATGCAAACAAGGCGGCCATGCACCGGCGCGGGGAGGATCTGCGCGCCAGCGGCCGCGACAATGTGGTTGGGGGCATCGCGTTGGCAGCCCCCTTCATCGCCGCGACAAAAGGCGCGATGGAGTTCAGTAGTGGTATGGTCGATATTCAGCAGAAAGCTGGGATGACCAACCGCGAGACCGATCGCATGGCAGCCAGCATCCTGCGTCTGTCCCGGGCCGCTCACCAACTCCCGGAGGATATGCGCGCCGGCATCGATCAGCTCGCCGGCCTGGGCCTTGATCCCCGCCAGGCCGTGCGGATGATCGGCCCGATTGGCCGCCTCGGCACCGCGTTCAAGGTCGATCTGGCCGATGGTGCAAACGCCGCCTACGCCAACGTCCGGAACCTCAAGGTGCCTCTCAGCGACGCGTCGAAGGGCCTCGATATTATCGCCGCCTCTGCCAACCAGGGGGCCTTTGAAGTCGATAGCATGGCGAGGCATTTCCCGTCCCTGACCGCTCAGATGATGGCGCTAGGGCAGAAAGGCACGGGAGCAGTCGCCGATCTGGCGGCGGCGCTGCAGGTGGTGCGTGGTGGCACCGGCACCTCCGATGAAGCGGCAAACAACGTGGAGAACCTGCTCGCCAAGATTAGCGCGCCCGCGACCATCACAGCGTTCAAGAAGAACTTTGGCGTCGATCTGCCCGCCGCGCTCAAGCGCGCCTATGCCGAGGGCAGAACGCCGCTCGAGGCGATTGCGGAGCTGACGAAAAGAGCGACGGGGGGCGACCTAAGTAGGCTCGGCTTCGCGTTCGAGGATATGCAGGCCCAGGGCGCCGTGCGCCAGCTGATCCTTGATATGGAACTTTACAAGCGGATGCGGGGCGAGATCGCCAAGGCAGACGGCACAGTGGACAAGGCCTTCGCTCAGCGCGAAGCGCGGGATGCCGCGCTCAACTGGCGAAAATTCACGGTCGCCGCGCAGGCAGCGTCGATCCAACTCGGCACAAAATTCCTCCCCGTCGCGACCGAGTTTCTGGGCACGGTCACTCTGCTCGCCGGCAAGGTAGGCGACTGGGCACAGGCCAACCCCGAACTCGCCGGAACCCTGGCGAAAGTGGCAGCATATTTGATCGTCGCCAAGATCGGCGTCGGCGCCCTGCAGTTCGCGTTTGGTGGTCTGCTCGGTCCGCTCGCCTCGACGATCGCGTTCTTCCGAAAGGTCGAGGGCGTCAGCCGCTTCACTCGCACGATCGGATTCCTCAAATCGGCCGTTACCGGCGCCGGGCCGATCATCGTGCGCACCTTCGGACTGATCCGGATCGCGGCTCTATTTCTCGCCCGCGGCGTCATGCAGGCCGGGTTGATGATGATGGCGAACCCGATCGTGCTCGCGATCACCGCGATCGTGCTCGCGGTCGGCGGCGCCGCCTATCTGATCTATACCCATTGGGATAAGATCAAGGGCGCCTTCAACGCCGGCGTCGCATGGGTCAAAGGCATCCTCTCCGCGATGCCCGCGTGGCTCAAGAACATTGGCTCGGCGATGATGCAGGGGCTGTTGATGGCCCTCAACCCGATGCTGCTCGCCCAGCGGCTCCTCGCCATCGCGCGCAGCGGGATCACGGCGTTCAAGAACTTCTTCGGCATCAAGTCGCCCTCGCGCCTGTTCATGGAGATGGGCGGGCACATGACGGGCGGACTTGCGCTTGGCATCGAACAGGGCGCGCGTGGTCCGCAACGGTCGATGGCACGCATGATGTCGGGTCTATCCGGCGATGCGCCCGGCATGGCACCCGCCCAGGCGCCGATGATGCGACGTCTGCGGGAGTCGCCGGCGATGCGCCCGGCTGGGGCAGGCACCGCGAGTCTGGCGGAGCTGCTGGCGGCGCTGGCGGCGCTAGCTGGCGTCAATATCAACGTCTACGGGGCGCAGGGACAGGACGCGGAGGCTCTTGTGCGGGAGATCATGCGCAAGCTCGAGGCCGCCAAGGGCGCCAAGTCGCGCCGCACTTATGAGGGCGACCGCTGA
- a CDS encoding GpE family phage tail protein, with the protein MIADIAAIFHWPLSELRALEVDELIFWRDLAVQRWNEMQGTKDE; encoded by the coding sequence CTGATCGCCGATATCGCCGCGATATTTCACTGGCCGCTGTCGGAATTGCGGGCGCTCGAGGTCGATGAACTGATCTTCTGGCGGGATCTTGCGGTGCAGCGCTGGAACGAGATGCAAGGGACAAAGGACGAATGA
- a CDS encoding phage tail assembly protein: MADESATPVAQDESRFATIKLANPIIRGETQIDTLTLRKPKAGELRGLTLQDVIGTDITALLRLIPRVSNPPLTQDETDNLEAEDLSEIGGAIRGFFMTAAEKRLIETMIAAHRPTG, from the coding sequence ATGGCCGACGAATCCGCCACCCCCGTCGCTCAGGACGAAAGCCGCTTCGCGACGATCAAGCTCGCCAACCCGATCATCCGCGGTGAAACGCAGATCGACACGCTGACGCTGCGCAAGCCCAAAGCTGGCGAGCTGCGCGGCCTCACTCTGCAGGACGTGATCGGCACGGATATCACCGCGCTCCTCCGGCTGATCCCGCGCGTGAGCAACCCGCCGCTTACCCAGGACGAGACCGACAACCTTGAGGCCGAAGATCTGAGCGAGATCGGCGGTGCGATCCGCGGTTTTTTTATGACCGCGGCCGAGAAGCGACTGATCGAGACGATGATCGCGGCACATCGGCCGACGGGCTGA